One genomic region from Labeo rohita strain BAU-BD-2019 chromosome 7, IGBB_LRoh.1.0, whole genome shotgun sequence encodes:
- the smim20 gene encoding small integral membrane protein 20 — MSANRRITLIFGGFIAAVAVAFYPIFFHPLTHTEDYKQIQKVNRAGINQADVQPVGVKIWSDPFKPKS, encoded by the exons atgTCTGCTAATAGAAGGATAACGCTCATATTTGGAGGCTTCATTGCAGCTGTTGCTGTGGCCTTTTATCCTATATTTTTCCATCCGCTCACTCACACTGAAGACTACA AGCAGATCCAGAAGGTAAATCGAGCCGGAATCAATCAAGCAGATGTGCAGCCGGTTG GTGTGAAGATCTGGTCTGATCCCTTCAAGCCAAAATCATGA